The nucleotide window ATCGGAGGGAGCAATCAGGTTTTCCAGCTGCACCTCCGGATAGCCCTTAAGCCGCACCTGCGCACGAATGCGGTAGGTCGTCTCCGCGGCATAATGATTCGACTCCATCAGCCCCTGGTATACCGACACCATCACCGCCGAAGGCGTGACCTGTTCCTGATCGACAACCTCCAGGTGCAGCGTCTTCGCATCCGCTAAGCTTCCCTGCTGCGCGATATGCACCGTCAGAGGAATCATGCGCGCATCCAGATGAAACTGCCCCATGATCGCCGTCTCGCGATCCTGCGTAAAGGAGCCGATCGTCGACGTTGTGTTCACAATCTTGAAGGCGTTGTATTCCGAAGGCAGGGTCGCTACCACGTCGGCGCGCGTCATCGGCATCGAAACCGGACCGAACTGCGTAATCGGATGCCCGCAGGCCAGCAGATGCTTCGCATCCACGTAGGTCACCGTGCAGGTCGCAGCAATGTCCAGATCGCCGCGCACCAGGATCGCACTCACCGCCGAGCCCGGAATCACCGGATCACCGGCACTCGCCGCATCGTCGGCCTCTGACCCCGCCCCGCCGATACCGGCCACCGGCATCAAGCCCAGGTCGGGCGCATGCTCCTTCCAAAGCTGCAACGCCTCCGGAGCAAATCCCGAGAAGATCAGCGGTGTATCAATCGGCCGGATCAGCGAAGCACCCGGAACCAGCGCGGCAAGCGAAGCATCCCCCGTTTCTCTCCTGGACACACCCGCAGCCACCGCCTCCGATGCAACTGGAGCGCCCGCACGCGCTTCTGCCACCTGCATCGTCTCTTCAGAGACCTCGTCACGCACCTGCAGCATCTGCTCAATCGGCGTGATGCCGCAGATCGGCTCCTTGCTGAAGACGCCGATGCGATAGGCCAGCGCGCCGGCAAGCTTGCCATCTATATAGACAGGGCTGCCGCTCATGCCCGCGACCACCCCGGTATATTCCGGCTTCTGGCCATGGAGCCGCGCCAGAATCATGTCCTGATGCGGGCCGATGGCATTGTGCAGCACGCCGAGAATTTCAACATCCATGGGCTCGGGCGCTGTGCCTTCAAAGACCGTCCATGCCGTCCCATGCAGGCCGCGATGCACCTGCGACAGGGGAAAAACCGTATTGGAAGGAGGCGGAACAGGAGTCTCCGCCTGAAGCGCTGCGCAAGAAACACAGGCAAGAGCCAGCACGAGCCGGGACGTACGGCGAAGGAGGTCCAAAGTCAGACGGTGCACGCTTTTTAGACTAGAGCAAAGCAGGCTCCGAGGCACAGATCACATCCCGCTTGCTGAGAACCGGCCTTGAGACCACAATGGTGGCTAGCCATGAAATCCGTCTCCGGCCGTTTTGCAGTTGCGCTGACTTCACTGCTCGTCCTCGTTCCGGGATCAGTCCAGGCTTTGGGTCAGCAAAGTGACTCCACCACCCAGCCTGCGCAGCAGCAGACGACGCAAACCTCGACTCCGCCGCAGCAGGATCAGACTGCGCCGCAGGATGGCGGCCCGACCGGCGACAACGGCGCCATCGCCATCCCCAAGAAAAAAGAGAAGGACGATACTCCCCCCCCGCTGCCCCCGCCGCCACCGAAGAACCCCGCAGGCATGGGCACCCTCTCCCTGCGCGTAAACGTGCCGGAAGTTTCAGTGGATGTAGGCGTGATCCTTGAGAAGACGCACCAGTTCGTACCCAATCTGCAGCAGGCGAATTTCCGCGTATGGGAAGACGGGCAGCCGCAGCAGGTCACGCACTTCCAGCAGATCAAGGCGCCCATCACCGCCGTCATGCTGCTGGAGTTTGCAGCCAACAGTTATTACTTCATCAATGACATGCGCAACGCCGCCTGGACCTTCGCCCAGCAGCTGCGTCCGGACGACTATGTCGCCGTCATGACCTATGACATGCACACTCAAATCCTGACGGACTTCACCACCGACAAGCGTCAGGTCATGAGCGCGCTCAACACGCTGACCCTCCCCACCTGGCACGAGACCAATCTCTTCGACGCGCTCTACCAGACGCTCGACCGCCTCAGCCGCGTCGAAGGCCGCAAGTACATCGTGCTCATCTCCTCCGGGCGCGATACCTTCTCGAAGATCAATCTGGACAAGGTGCTGCAGAAGATCCGCGCCACCCCCAATGTCACCATCTTCACCATCAGCACCGGACAGTGGGTACGGACCATGACCGAAGGCCGCGGCGGCATGAGCGGCCAGATCCGCGACATGAACTACCTCCAGGCCGACAACCAAATGAATACCTTCGCGCGGATGACCGGCGGCATGTCCTTCTTCCCCCGCTTTTCCGGGGAGCTGCCGGATGACTTCGGCATGATCAACGAGTCGATCCGCAACCAGTATGTGCTGACCTACACGCCGACCAACCAGAAGCTCGACGGCACCTACCGCAAGATCCAGATCGAGCTGGTCGACAACGAGGGCCACCCGCTCCGCATGCAGGATGAAAAGCACAAGCCGCTCAAGTACGACATCATCTCCCGCGACGGTTACAAGGCCAAGCAGGAAGTCGAATAGCCTGAAACGGAACGCCGGAAGATAAATTTGGCCCGCCGGGGCGACTTTTGAGCGGCACTGCGGTTGGATACCATTGAGGCGCTGATTTCAGGCAGAAAAGAAGGTATCAGCGCTTGGAGCCTGCCATGCCTCTCCCCTTCCCAACACGCCGGGCCTTTCTGAAGAGCGGCGCCCTGGCTGTCGTCGGCACTGCGGCCATCCCTTCCTTTCTCACCCGTTCGGTTCTGGCCCAGGCCACCACGGCGCAGGCTCAAGGCAAGCGGCTGGTGGTCATCTTCCAGCGCGGCGCAGCCGACGGCCTGAACATCGTCGTCCCCTGGCGCGAAAAGGCCTACTACGACGTACGGCCCACCATCGCCATTCCCCAGAAGCAGGTACTCGATCTCGACGGATTCTTCGGATTCCATCCGGCCATGGCCCCTCTGAAACCGCTCTGGAACCAGAAGCATCTGGCCATCGTCCACGCCTGCGGATCGCCGGACCCGACGCGCTCCCACTTCGATGCCCAGGACTTCATGGAATCGGGCACCCCGGGCATGAAGGCCACCAACGACGGTTGGCTGAACCGCGCCCTCGCCACCGAAACCCCGGCCCATCATGGCGAGTCCCCCTTCCGGGCCGTTGCGCTCGGCACGCAGCTTCCGCGCACCCTGCAGGGCCGAATACCGGCAGTAGCCGTCAACAATGTAAAGAACTTCACCGTCGGAGCCGCGGAACCCACGCAGGATTTCTCAACCATGTACG belongs to Silvibacterium dinghuense and includes:
- a CDS encoding SpoIVB peptidase S55, producing MDVEILGVLHNAIGPHQDMILARLHGQKPEYTGVVAGMSGSPVYIDGKLAGALAYRIGVFSKEPICGITPIEQMLQVRDEVSEETMQVAEARAGAPVASEAVAAGVSRRETGDASLAALVPGASLIRPIDTPLIFSGFAPEALQLWKEHAPDLGLMPVAGIGGAGSEADDAASAGDPVIPGSAVSAILVRGDLDIAATCTVTYVDAKHLLACGHPITQFGPVSMPMTRADVVATLPSEYNAFKIVNTTSTIGSFTQDRETAIMGQFHLDARMIPLTVHIAQQGSLADAKTLHLEVVDQEQVTPSAVMVSVYQGLMESNHYAAETTYRIRAQVRLKGYPEVQLENLIAPSDLAPASLMAAVVLGQSFTKLYENAGRRTPIEGIAVDVEAIPGRRTVEIQQATIDRNEAKAGSTISVQVTLQPWHGEVKNVLIPITLPANLPSGKVRLLVSDGATLDRILQPPQMGGPGLDVTATIAQLNAQHASDRLYVTLLAPDPQIGMEGRTLTAVPLSLANALEPGHDHHSVSLNGESAIPLASLPVDAVLNGQQVIAIRVE
- a CDS encoding VWA domain-containing protein, with the protein product MKSVSGRFAVALTSLLVLVPGSVQALGQQSDSTTQPAQQQTTQTSTPPQQDQTAPQDGGPTGDNGAIAIPKKKEKDDTPPPLPPPPPKNPAGMGTLSLRVNVPEVSVDVGVILEKTHQFVPNLQQANFRVWEDGQPQQVTHFQQIKAPITAVMLLEFAANSYYFINDMRNAAWTFAQQLRPDDYVAVMTYDMHTQILTDFTTDKRQVMSALNTLTLPTWHETNLFDALYQTLDRLSRVEGRKYIVLISSGRDTFSKINLDKVLQKIRATPNVTIFTISTGQWVRTMTEGRGGMSGQIRDMNYLQADNQMNTFARMTGGMSFFPRFSGELPDDFGMINESIRNQYVLTYTPTNQKLDGTYRKIQIELVDNEGHPLRMQDEKHKPLKYDIISRDGYKAKQEVE